A window from Mixophyes fleayi isolate aMixFle1 chromosome 12, aMixFle1.hap1, whole genome shotgun sequence encodes these proteins:
- the APH1A gene encoding gamma-secretase subunit APH-1A isoform X1 encodes MGAAVFFGCTFVAFGPALSLFILTIAGDPLRVIILVAGSFFWLVSVLLSSLIWFVSVQVSNKNDSNLQYGLLIFGAAISVLLQEAFRYAYYRLLKKADEGLATISEDGRSPISIQQMAYVSGFSFGIISGVFSVINILADAVGPGIVGVHGDSQYYFLTSAFLTMAIVFLHTFWGIVFFAACEKRKPLHIVGVVLSHLVTSGLTFLNPWYEASLIPIYVITLGMGVWAFVAAGGNHRNIRKCLACKRQESNQVMVYSALQVPSEE; translated from the exons ATGGGGGCGGCCGTGTTCTTCGGCTGCACCTTCGTGGCCTTCGGGCCGGCGCTGTCCCTGTTTATCCTGACCATCGCCGGGGACCCGCTGAGAGTCATCATCCTGGTGGCCGG CTCCTTCTTCTGGTTGGTGTCGGTCCTCCTGTCCTCTCTGATTTGGTTCGTGTCTGTGCAGGTCAGTAATAAGAATGACTCCAATCTTCAGTATGGACTGTTAATATTCGGAGCAGCCATCTCTGTCCTGCTACAGGAGGCCTTCAGATATGCGTACTACAGATTGCTCAA GAAAGCTGACGAGGGTCTGGCTACCATCAGTGAGGATGGAAGGTCGCCCATCTCTATCCAGCAGATGGCTTACG TGTCCGGCTTCTCTTTCGGCATCATCAGCGGTGTGTTTTCCGTCATCAATATCTTGGCGGACGCGGTGGGTCCTGGGATTGTGGGAGTCCACGGAGATTCCCAATATTACTTTCTAACTTCAG CGTTCCTGACCATGGCGATTGTTTTCCTGCACACGTTCTGGGGCATCGTGTTCTTCGCGGCCTGCGAGAAACGGAAACCTCTGCACATCGTGGGCGTTGTGCTCAGCCATCTGGTTACCTCCGGTCTG ACGTTCCTGAACCCGTGGTATGAGGCTAGCCTGATCCCGATATACGTCATCACCCTAGGCATGGGAGTGTGGGCCTTTGTGGCTGCCGGAGGCAACCACCGCAACATACGCAAATGCCTTGCTT GCAAACGGCAAGAGAGTAACCAGGTTATGGTATATTCTGCTCTTCAGGTGCCCAGTGAGGAGTGA
- the APH1A gene encoding gamma-secretase subunit APH-1A isoform X2 produces MGAAVFFGCTFVAFGPALSLFILTIAGDPLRVIILVAGSFFWLVSVLLSSLIWFVSVQVSNKNDSNLQYGLLIFGAAISVLLQEAFRYAYYRLLKKADEGLATISEDGRSPISIQQMAYVSGFSFGIISGVFSVINILADAVGPGIVGVHGDSQYYFLTSAFLTMAIVFLHTFWGIVFFAACEKRKPLHIVGVVLSHLVTSGLTFLNPWYEASLIPIYVITLGMGVWAFVAAGGNHRNIRKCLACAQ; encoded by the exons ATGGGGGCGGCCGTGTTCTTCGGCTGCACCTTCGTGGCCTTCGGGCCGGCGCTGTCCCTGTTTATCCTGACCATCGCCGGGGACCCGCTGAGAGTCATCATCCTGGTGGCCGG CTCCTTCTTCTGGTTGGTGTCGGTCCTCCTGTCCTCTCTGATTTGGTTCGTGTCTGTGCAGGTCAGTAATAAGAATGACTCCAATCTTCAGTATGGACTGTTAATATTCGGAGCAGCCATCTCTGTCCTGCTACAGGAGGCCTTCAGATATGCGTACTACAGATTGCTCAA GAAAGCTGACGAGGGTCTGGCTACCATCAGTGAGGATGGAAGGTCGCCCATCTCTATCCAGCAGATGGCTTACG TGTCCGGCTTCTCTTTCGGCATCATCAGCGGTGTGTTTTCCGTCATCAATATCTTGGCGGACGCGGTGGGTCCTGGGATTGTGGGAGTCCACGGAGATTCCCAATATTACTTTCTAACTTCAG CGTTCCTGACCATGGCGATTGTTTTCCTGCACACGTTCTGGGGCATCGTGTTCTTCGCGGCCTGCGAGAAACGGAAACCTCTGCACATCGTGGGCGTTGTGCTCAGCCATCTGGTTACCTCCGGTCTG ACGTTCCTGAACCCGTGGTATGAGGCTAGCCTGATCCCGATATACGTCATCACCCTAGGCATGGGAGTGTGGGCCTTTGTGGCTGCCGGAGGCAACCACCGCAACATACGCAAATGCCTTGCTT GTGCCCAGTGA